Proteins co-encoded in one Arachis hypogaea cultivar Tifrunner chromosome 13, arahy.Tifrunner.gnm2.J5K5, whole genome shotgun sequence genomic window:
- the LOC112733617 gene encoding protein NRT1/ PTR FAMILY 5.6: MEQEMEKRKIEKEEEEEEEKWVLDGSKDYKGRVPLRASTGAWKASLFVLTIEFSERISFFGIATNLISYLTKVIHEDLNTAAKNVNYWTGTSTLMPLIGGFVADAYTGRFLMVLFSSFVYLMGLCLLTMSQFIPSLKPCKSSICRKPRKVHEVVFFLALYCISLGTGGYKPCLESFGADQFDDDNTEDRKKKMSFFNWWNFALCFGLLLGATVIVYVQDYVGWGAAGLILTIFMALTVIAFYVGKPFYRYRRPEGNPLTQVLQVIVAAIRKRNLTNPSSASLLYEVPKSDKSQGRLLSHTSRLRFLDKAAIIEDKNSEEKENPWRLATVTRVEETKLLLNVIPIWLTSVTVGICVAQGSTLFVKQAAAMNLNITHSFKIPPASIASFAAFGTLVAVPIYDKIIVPVLRKVTGNERGISILRRIGIGLTFTVIVMVVAALVEAKRLRAAEKNTTSSVFWLIPQYLLLGFGDSFSLVGLQEYFYDQVPDSMRSLGMALYLSVIGIGSFVSSFLIIIVDHVTGKDGKAWIGKDINSSRLDRFYWMLAVINGLNLCLFLLLARRYTYKTVQRRTLPNDGVEIIP, translated from the exons ATGGAGCAAGAaatggagaagagaaagatagaaaaagaagaagaagaagaagaagagaaatgggtGCTTGATGGATCTAAAGATTACAAAGGAAGAGTTCCTCTCCGAGCTTCCACTGGTGCATGGAAAGCTTCTCTCTTTGTGCTCA CAATTGAGTTTAGTGAAAGGATAAGCTTCTTTGGAATAGCCACTAATCTCATCTCCTACCTAACTAAAGTGATTCATGAAGATCTTAACACAGCAGCAAAGAATGTAAATTATTGGACAGGGACATCAACACTCATGCCTCTTATAGGTGGATTTGTTGCTGATGCCTACACTGGCCGTTTTCTTATGGTTCTGTTTTCTTCCTTTGTATACCTCATG GGTTTATGCTTGCTGACAATGTCTCAATTCATACCAAGTCTCAAGCCATGCAAAAGTAGCATATGTAGAAAGCCTAGGAAGGTTCATGAAGTGGTTTTCTTCCTTGCCTTGTATTGTATATCCCTAGGCACTGGTGGATACAAGCCATGCTTGGAGAGCTTTGGAGCCGATCAATTCGACGACGATAACACGGAAGATAGGAAGAAGAAGATGTCTTTCTTCAACTGGTGGAACTTTGCACTGTGCTTTGGATTGCTGCTTGGTGCAACTGTGATTGTCTATGTTCAAGATTATGTTGGTTGGGGAGCTGCAGGCCTTATACTCACTATTTTTATGGCTCTTACTGTGATTGCATTTTATGTGGGGAAGCCATTTTACAGGTATAGGAGACCAGAAGGGAACCCTTTAACCCAAGTTTTGCAGGTCATAGTTGCAGCCATAAGGAAAAGGAACTTAACCAATCCTTCAAGTGCTTCTCTGTTGTATGAAGTTCCAAAGTCAGACAAGTCCCAAGGGAGGCTTCTAAGCCATACTAGCAGACTTAG GTTTCTTGACAAGGCTGCAATAATAGAAGACAAAAACAGTGAGGAGAAAGAGAATCCATGGAGATTAGCAACAGTGACAAGAGTGGAAGAGACAAAGCTTCTTCTCAATGTTATCCCCATTTGGCTAACTTCAGTAACAGTTGGAATCTGTGTAGCACAAGGCTCAACACTCTTTGTGAAGCAAGCAGCTGCTATGAACCTAAACATAACCCACAGTTTCAAAATCCCTCCAGCTTCCATTGCCTCGTTCGCGGCTTTCGGCACCTTAGTAGCAGTCCCAATTTATGACAAGATCATTGTTCCGGTTCTGCGAAAAGTCACTGGGAACGAAAGAGGGATCAGCATCCTTCGGAGGATTGGCATTGGCCTAACATTCACAGTCATAGTTATGGTTGTTGCAGCATTAGTTGAAGCAAAGAGGCTAAGAGCTGCAGAGAAAAACACTACTAGTAGTGTTTTCTGGCTGATACCACAATACTTGTTACTTGGATTTGGAGATTCATTTTCCTTAGTTGGTTTGCAAGAGTATTTCTATGACCAAGTACCTGATTCAATGAGGAGTTTGGGAATGGCATTGTATCTTAGTGTGATTGGAATTGGAAGCTTCGTGAGCAGTTTTCTGATCATAATTGTGGACCATGTCACAGGAAAAGATGGTAAGGCTTGGATTGGGAAGGACATAAATTCAAGCCGTTTGGATAGGTTTTATTGGATGCTGGCAGTTATAAACGGTTTGAATTTGTGTCTGTTTCTGTTGTTGGCAAGAAGGTATACTTATAAGACTGTGCAGAGGAGAACATTGCCAAATGATGGAGTTGAGATCATTCCATGA
- the LOC112733619 gene encoding ras-related protein Rab2BV isoform X2 produces the protein MAYKVDHEYDYLFKIVLIGDSGVGKSNILSRFTRNEFCLESKSTIGVEFATRTLQVEGKTVKAQIWDTAGQERYRAITSAYYRGAVGALLVYDITKRQTFDNVQRWLRELRDHADSNIVIMMAGNKNDLNHLRAVSSEDAQNLAEQEGLAFLETSALEAFNVDKAFQTILFDIYHIISKKALAAQQAASSTIPQGTSINVSANMPANAQNKSTCCSN, from the exons ATGGCATACAAAGTGGACCATGAATACGATTATCTCTTCAAGATCGTACTCATTGGTGACTCAGGTGTTGGTAAATCCAACATCCTCTCCAGGTTCACCCGCAACGAGTTCTGCTTGGAGTCCAAGTCCACCATTGGGGTTGAATTCGCTACCAGAACATTGCAG GTGGAAGGGAAGACAGTGAAGGCACAAATATGGGACACAGCAGGACAAGAGAGGTACAGAGCGATCACAAGTGCATACTATAGAGGTGCAGTTGGTGCATTGTTGGTGTATGACATAACAAAGAGGCAAACATTCGACAATGTGCAGAGGTGGCTAAGGGAGCTGAGGGACCATGCTGACTCCAACATCGTTATCATGATGGCCGGAAACAAGAACGACCTCAACCATCTCAGGGCAGTCTCCTCTGAAGATGCTCAGAACTTAGCTGAGCAGGAAGGCCTTGCCTTCCTCGAGACATCCGCCCTCGAGGCCTTCAACGTGGACAAGGCCTTCCAGACCATCTTGTTTGATATTTATCACATTATCAGCAAGAAGGCCTTGGCTGCACAGCAAGCAGCTTCTTCTACCATTCCTCAGGGCACTTCCATTAATGTTTCTGCTAACATGCCCGCTAATGCCCAAAACAAATCAACGTGTTGCTCCAATTAA
- the LOC112733616 gene encoding protein NRT1/ PTR FAMILY 5.6 isoform X2, producing MEQELEKRKIEEEEEEKWVLDASKDYKGRVPLRASTGSWKASLFVLTIEFSERVSFLGIAINLISYLTKVIHEDLNTAAKNVNYWTGTTTLIPLIGGFLADAYTGRFLMILLSSLVYIMGLSLLTMSQFIPSLKPCNINLCHQPRKLHIVVFFLSLYSISLGTGGYKPCLQSFGADQYDDDNTQERKKKMSFFNWWNFSLCFALLLGSTLVVYVQDDFGWGTASLVITIFMTLTVMTFYVGKSFYRYRRPEGNPLTPVFQVLIAAIRKRKLSHPSSPSMLYQVSKSESHGRLLSHTSRLRFLDKAAIIEDKNVEENENPWRLATVTRVEETKLLLNVIPIWVTSLIVGICVAQATTLFVKQAAAMNLKISNNSFNVPPASITSFAAIGTLIVVPIYDKIIVPILRKVTGNERGISILQRMGIGLTFIVIVMVVAALVESKRLRMDATEKKTMSVVWLIPQYLLIGFGDSFSLVALQEYFYDQVPDSMRSLGMALYLSVIGVGNFLSSFLITIVDHVTGKNGKAWIGKDINSSHLDRFYWLLAVISALNLCVYVFLAKRYTYKTVQRRTLENDDVDINIIMP from the exons ATGGAGCAAGaattggagaagagaaagatagaagaagaagaagaagagaaatgggtGCTTGATGCTTCTAAGGATTACAAAGGGAGAGTTCCTCTCCGTGCCTCTACTGGTTCATGGAAAGCTTCTCTCTTTGTCCTCA CAATTGAGTTTAGTGAACGGGTAAGCTTCCTTGGGATAGCCATTAACCTAATCTCCTATCTGACTAAAGTGATACATGAAGATCTCAACACAGCAGCAAAAAATGTAAACTATTGGACAGGAACAACAACCCTCATACCTCTTATAGGTGGATTTCTTGCAGATGCATACACTGGCCGCTTTCTTATGATCCTGCTTTCTTCCCTTGTATACATCATG GGTTTAAGCCTGTTAACTATGTCTCAGTTCATACCAAGtctaaagccatgcaacatcaaTCTATGTCACCAGCCTAGGAAGCTCCATATAGTAGTTTTCTTCCTTTCCTTGTACTCTATCTCCTTGGGAACTGGAGGATACAAGCCATGCTTGCAAAGCTTTGGAGCTGATCAATATGATGACGACAACACCcaagagaggaagaaaaagatgTCTTTCTTCAACTGGTGGAACTTTTCATTGTGCTTTGCATTGCTTCTTGGTTCAACATTGGTTGTTTATGTTCAAGATGACTTTGGCTGGGGAACTGCAAGTCTTGTCATCACTATATTTATGACACTCACTGTTATGACTTTCTATGTGGGGAAGTCATTTTACAGGTATAGGAGACCAGAAGGGAACCCTTTAACCCCGGTTTTTCAGGTGCTAATTGCGGCCATAAGGAAGAGGAAATTGTCCCATCCTTCAAGTCCTTCCATGTTGTATCAAGTCTCAAAGTCAGAGTCCCATGGAAGGCTTCTAAGCCATACCAGCAGGCTCAG GTTTCTTGACAAGGCTGCAATAATCGAAGACAAAAATGTTGAGGAGAATGAGAATCCATGGAGATTAGCAACAGTGACAAGAGTGGAAGAGACAAAGCTGCTTCTCAATGTTATCCCCATTTGGGTAACTTCACTAATAGTTGGAATCTGTGTAGCACAAGCCACAACACTCTTTGTGAAACAAGCAGCTGCTATGAACTTAAAGATAAGCAACAACAGTTTCAATGTCCCACCAGCTTCCATTACCTCTTTTGCAGCCATAGGAACCTTAATAGTTGTCCCTATCTATGACAAGATTATTGTTCCAATTCTGAGGAAAGTCACTGGCAATGAAAGAGGCATCAGCATCCTTCAGAGGATGGGAATTGGCTTAACATTCATAGTCATAGTCATGGTTGTTGCAGCATTAGTAGAATCAAAGAGACTAAGAATGGATGCAACAGAGAAAAAAACCATGAGTGTTGTGTGGTTGATACCACAATACTTGTTAATTGGATTTGGAGATTCATTTTCCTTAGTTGCTTTGCAAGAGTATTTCTATGACCAAGTTCCTGATTCAATGAGGAGTCTTGGAATGGCTTTGTATCTTAGTGTTATTGGTGTTGGAAACTTCTTGAGCAGCTTTCTAATCACAATTGTGGATCATGTCACTGGCAAAAATGGAAAGGCTTGGATTGGGAAGGACATAAATTCAAGTCATTTGGACAGGTTTTATTGGCTTCTGGCAGTGATTAGTGCTTTGAAtttgtgtgtgtatgtgtttttGGCAAAAAGGTACACTTATAAAACTGTTCAAAGGAGAACATTGGAAAATGATGACGTGGATATCAATATCATCATGCCATGA
- the LOC112733618 gene encoding protein DA1-related 2, whose protein sequence is MASPSSDINHLSHPCIYGDFVSSYSERKSGFMKWFGKIFKIGSSSRGRSDSSGRHLQQPAEENMVWRAPSRSLDDRARSRKDEEDLNRAIALSLGENFKRPNGYRWHTGSDDIDDYSKALQDRMHSSAHPPYTPAPLYPRGYSLANVRICGGCNQEILYGNCLGWMDTYFHPDCFRCHSCRHPITEREFSLSGSRPYHKTCFKELTHPKCEVCHQYIPINAAGLIEYRCHPYWYQKYCPSHEYDNTARCCSCERLESRNEKYYRLDDGRILCFECMESAITDTGECQPLYHAIRDYYEGMNMRIDQQVPMLLVGRDALNEAIVGEKNGFHHLPETRGLCLSEEQTVTSVHRWPRMGGHRFIGMRTQHQKLTRKCEVTAILVLYGLPRLLTGAILAHELMHAWLRLKGYRNLDAEVEEGICQVLSYMWLESEVMPGSSRYMPSTSSASSSSSYSTSSSSSKKGARSQVENKLGEFFMNQIANDSSPAYGGGFRSAIEAVNKYGLRCTLDHIRLTGHFPL, encoded by the exons ATGGCTTCTCCTTCTTCTGATATCAACCATCTTTCACACCCTTGCATATATG GGGATTTTGTTTCTTCATATTCAGAGAGAAAGTCTGGGTTTATGAAATGGTTTGGTAAGATTTTCAAAATTGGATCATCAAGTAGAGGAAGGAGTGATAGTAGTGGTCGTCATCTACAGCAGCCTGCAGAGGAAAACATGGTTTGGCGAGCACCTTCTAGATCATTG GATGACCGTGCTAGATCCCGGAAGGATGAAGAGGATTTGAACCGAGCAATTGCACTTTCTTTAGGTGAAAATTTCAAGAGACCAAATG GTTATAGATGGCACACAGGCAGTGATGATATTGATGATTACTCAAAGGCCCTTCAGGATCGCATGCACTCATCTGCACATCCTCCATATACACCTGCACCTTTATATCCCAGAGGATATAG TTTGGCAAATGTAAGAATATGTGGAGGGTGCAATCAGGAGATACTATATGGAAATTGTTTGGGATGGATGGATACTTATTTTCATCCAGATTGCTTCCGTTGTCACTCTTGTCGCCACCCTATTACTGAACGCGAG ttttctttGTCAGGGAGCCGTCCATATCACAAGACTTGTTTTAAAGAGTTAACACACCCTAAATGTGAAGTTTGCCATCAATAT ATTCCAATAAATGCAGCTGGTTTGATTGAGTATAGGTGCCATCCCTATTGGTACCAAAAGTATTGTCCATCACATGAGTATGATAATACAGCTCGCTGTTGTAGTTGTGAAAGATTAGAG TCGCGGAACGAAAAGTATTATAGACTGGACGATGGACGGATTTTGTGCTTCGAGTGCATGGAATCTGCTATAACGGATACTGGTGAATGCCAGCCTCTATACCATGCCATCAGAGATTATTATGAAGGGATGAACATGAGAATAGATCAGCAAGTTCCTATGCTTCTTGTGGGTAGAGATGCACTTAATGAAGCCATTGTTGGGGAGAAGAAT GGTTTCCATCATTTGCCTGAAACAAGGGGTTTGTGCCTCTCAGAAGAGCAAACTGTCACCAGT GTACATAGATGGCCAAGAATGGGAGGGCATAGATTCATAGGAATGAGAACTCAACATCAAAAGCTGACTAGAAAATGTGAAGTTACAGCTATTCTTGTTCTTTATGGTCTTCCAAg GTTACTCACAGGTGCTATCCTAGCCCATGAGTTGATGCATGCTTGGTTGAGACTTAAAG GTTACCGGAACCTTGATGCGGAAGTAGAGGAAGGTATTTGTCAGGTTCTATCATACATGTGGCTTGAATCAGAAGTGATGCCAGGGTCTAGTAGATACATGCCATCAACATCATCagcatcttcatcttcttcctactccacatcatcatcatcatcaaagaaaGGAGCAAGGTCTCAAGTTGAGAACAAGTTAGGAGAGTTTTTCATGAACCAGATAGCCAATGATTCGTCACCAGCATATGGAGGTGGGTTTAGGTCTGCAATTGAAGCAGTTAATAAGTATGGTTTGCGTTGTACCTTGGATCATATTCGTTTGACTGGTCATTTCCCACTGTAA
- the LOC112733616 gene encoding protein NRT1/ PTR FAMILY 5.6 isoform X1, producing the protein MEQELEKRKIEEEEEEKWVLDASKDYKGRVPLRASTGSWKASLFVLTIEFSERVSFLGIAINLISYLTKVIHEDLNTAAKNVNYWTGTTTLIPLIGGFLADAYTGRFLMILLSSLVYIMQGLSLLTMSQFIPSLKPCNINLCHQPRKLHIVVFFLSLYSISLGTGGYKPCLQSFGADQYDDDNTQERKKKMSFFNWWNFSLCFALLLGSTLVVYVQDDFGWGTASLVITIFMTLTVMTFYVGKSFYRYRRPEGNPLTPVFQVLIAAIRKRKLSHPSSPSMLYQVSKSESHGRLLSHTSRLRFLDKAAIIEDKNVEENENPWRLATVTRVEETKLLLNVIPIWVTSLIVGICVAQATTLFVKQAAAMNLKISNNSFNVPPASITSFAAIGTLIVVPIYDKIIVPILRKVTGNERGISILQRMGIGLTFIVIVMVVAALVESKRLRMDATEKKTMSVVWLIPQYLLIGFGDSFSLVALQEYFYDQVPDSMRSLGMALYLSVIGVGNFLSSFLITIVDHVTGKNGKAWIGKDINSSHLDRFYWLLAVISALNLCVYVFLAKRYTYKTVQRRTLENDDVDINIIMP; encoded by the exons ATGGAGCAAGaattggagaagagaaagatagaagaagaagaagaagagaaatgggtGCTTGATGCTTCTAAGGATTACAAAGGGAGAGTTCCTCTCCGTGCCTCTACTGGTTCATGGAAAGCTTCTCTCTTTGTCCTCA CAATTGAGTTTAGTGAACGGGTAAGCTTCCTTGGGATAGCCATTAACCTAATCTCCTATCTGACTAAAGTGATACATGAAGATCTCAACACAGCAGCAAAAAATGTAAACTATTGGACAGGAACAACAACCCTCATACCTCTTATAGGTGGATTTCTTGCAGATGCATACACTGGCCGCTTTCTTATGATCCTGCTTTCTTCCCTTGTATACATCATG CAGGGTTTAAGCCTGTTAACTATGTCTCAGTTCATACCAAGtctaaagccatgcaacatcaaTCTATGTCACCAGCCTAGGAAGCTCCATATAGTAGTTTTCTTCCTTTCCTTGTACTCTATCTCCTTGGGAACTGGAGGATACAAGCCATGCTTGCAAAGCTTTGGAGCTGATCAATATGATGACGACAACACCcaagagaggaagaaaaagatgTCTTTCTTCAACTGGTGGAACTTTTCATTGTGCTTTGCATTGCTTCTTGGTTCAACATTGGTTGTTTATGTTCAAGATGACTTTGGCTGGGGAACTGCAAGTCTTGTCATCACTATATTTATGACACTCACTGTTATGACTTTCTATGTGGGGAAGTCATTTTACAGGTATAGGAGACCAGAAGGGAACCCTTTAACCCCGGTTTTTCAGGTGCTAATTGCGGCCATAAGGAAGAGGAAATTGTCCCATCCTTCAAGTCCTTCCATGTTGTATCAAGTCTCAAAGTCAGAGTCCCATGGAAGGCTTCTAAGCCATACCAGCAGGCTCAG GTTTCTTGACAAGGCTGCAATAATCGAAGACAAAAATGTTGAGGAGAATGAGAATCCATGGAGATTAGCAACAGTGACAAGAGTGGAAGAGACAAAGCTGCTTCTCAATGTTATCCCCATTTGGGTAACTTCACTAATAGTTGGAATCTGTGTAGCACAAGCCACAACACTCTTTGTGAAACAAGCAGCTGCTATGAACTTAAAGATAAGCAACAACAGTTTCAATGTCCCACCAGCTTCCATTACCTCTTTTGCAGCCATAGGAACCTTAATAGTTGTCCCTATCTATGACAAGATTATTGTTCCAATTCTGAGGAAAGTCACTGGCAATGAAAGAGGCATCAGCATCCTTCAGAGGATGGGAATTGGCTTAACATTCATAGTCATAGTCATGGTTGTTGCAGCATTAGTAGAATCAAAGAGACTAAGAATGGATGCAACAGAGAAAAAAACCATGAGTGTTGTGTGGTTGATACCACAATACTTGTTAATTGGATTTGGAGATTCATTTTCCTTAGTTGCTTTGCAAGAGTATTTCTATGACCAAGTTCCTGATTCAATGAGGAGTCTTGGAATGGCTTTGTATCTTAGTGTTATTGGTGTTGGAAACTTCTTGAGCAGCTTTCTAATCACAATTGTGGATCATGTCACTGGCAAAAATGGAAAGGCTTGGATTGGGAAGGACATAAATTCAAGTCATTTGGACAGGTTTTATTGGCTTCTGGCAGTGATTAGTGCTTTGAAtttgtgtgtgtatgtgtttttGGCAAAAAGGTACACTTATAAAACTGTTCAAAGGAGAACATTGGAAAATGATGACGTGGATATCAATATCATCATGCCATGA
- the LOC112733619 gene encoding ras-related protein Rab2BV isoform X1, with the protein MFRVVVQVLEIRGMAYKVDHEYDYLFKIVLIGDSGVGKSNILSRFTRNEFCLESKSTIGVEFATRTLQVEGKTVKAQIWDTAGQERYRAITSAYYRGAVGALLVYDITKRQTFDNVQRWLRELRDHADSNIVIMMAGNKNDLNHLRAVSSEDAQNLAEQEGLAFLETSALEAFNVDKAFQTILFDIYHIISKKALAAQQAASSTIPQGTSINVSANMPANAQNKSTCCSN; encoded by the exons AT GTTTAGGGTGGTGGTTCAGGTCTTGGAAATTAGAGGCATGGCATACAAAGTGGACCATGAATACGATTATCTCTTCAAGATCGTACTCATTGGTGACTCAGGTGTTGGTAAATCCAACATCCTCTCCAGGTTCACCCGCAACGAGTTCTGCTTGGAGTCCAAGTCCACCATTGGGGTTGAATTCGCTACCAGAACATTGCAG GTGGAAGGGAAGACAGTGAAGGCACAAATATGGGACACAGCAGGACAAGAGAGGTACAGAGCGATCACAAGTGCATACTATAGAGGTGCAGTTGGTGCATTGTTGGTGTATGACATAACAAAGAGGCAAACATTCGACAATGTGCAGAGGTGGCTAAGGGAGCTGAGGGACCATGCTGACTCCAACATCGTTATCATGATGGCCGGAAACAAGAACGACCTCAACCATCTCAGGGCAGTCTCCTCTGAAGATGCTCAGAACTTAGCTGAGCAGGAAGGCCTTGCCTTCCTCGAGACATCCGCCCTCGAGGCCTTCAACGTGGACAAGGCCTTCCAGACCATCTTGTTTGATATTTATCACATTATCAGCAAGAAGGCCTTGGCTGCACAGCAAGCAGCTTCTTCTACCATTCCTCAGGGCACTTCCATTAATGTTTCTGCTAACATGCCCGCTAATGCCCAAAACAAATCAACGTGTTGCTCCAATTAA